A single Mus caroli chromosome 15, CAROLI_EIJ_v1.1, whole genome shotgun sequence DNA region contains:
- the Fbxo43 gene encoding F-box only protein 43, with the protein MNFKGKDDRLCCLEAYLTLTCLKNSRLTGENLKISQRHSASHRAGSNMDSSAVTVKGLSLIDFCSTSSFKYRGHHELSESCSLNKKEEEPMLTCEHPETPSLGSSNSAVSPSQIMKSVSLRKEKDKSPELCETPKLRRKKCTLRRQLDLSFPLLKGDSDSQSRSLESNISQGLSLEKHLPGSTSGFPKEDNFSPLVTSTIKTEDAASSSQNSRLLFSQHKTSTIEDSKDNCGLFEVECLSPIEGTDFKDSVTHFSDSSLSVSDESTCPELLGSCGSQTTYGADVTTSVTPVSSLIAKIKFNGNQTLDSSGEVRDSLSTPEDSGFCSLSWDKSEDFLSDQEGSFQELLQKHRVTPKVGDQVKKPKHFGRLRRLSTLQEQGSQSEDEMQTVHPNSDSGVLESQQGSEEKRENLALSFKDLTNTPALQLVQELFMKSKRKRSQQEDDREFFEDRDEGKIARLQRVLAGLIGKKMGIEQLDILTELQYRNLKHILAMVLESLTSESLYSAWNVSRNWREIVAQDKKANRRRKLYIIQLKASAQGAAVLRVQDAATRLRLLSRLALRSVQAQAQAPSGEQVPTLSPWGDVLTPVASSSLTHLRSRQEQYVKVARTLFTDEALKPCPRCQSPAKYQPHKKRGLCSRLACGFDFCVLCLCAYHGSEDCRRGSAKARGSKDVLPGSAQSKRNLKRL; encoded by the exons ATGAACTTTAAAGGCAAAGATGACAGACTTTGTTGTTTGGAAGCCTACCTTACTTTGACATGTCTTAAGAACTCAAGGTTGACTGGTG AGAACTTGAAGATATCCCAAAGGCACTCAGCCAGCCACAGAGCAGGAAGCAATATGGACTCCTCTGCTGTCACTGTCAAGGGTCTCAGCCTCATAGACTTTTGTTCCACATCCTCCTTTAAATATAGGGGCCATCACGAGCTGTCAGAATCTTGCAGCCTtaataagaaagaagaagagcCTATGCTAACCTGTGAGCATCCTGAAACTCCAAGTTTAGGTTCCTCCAATTCTGCAGTATCTCCCAGTCAAATAATGAAGTCTGTGTCCCTAAGGAAGGAAAAGGATAAAAGCCCAGAACTTTGTGAGACTCCTAAACTCAGAAGGAAAAAGTGCACATTACGCAGGCAGCTAGACTTATCTTTCCCTCTTCTGAAGGGGGATTCTGATTCACAAAGCAGATCTCTGGAAAGTAACATAAGCCAAGGTCTTAGCCTAGAAAAACATTTGCCAGGTAGCACTTCAGGTTTCCCAAAAGAAGACAACTTCAGCCCATTAGTTACCAGCACGATCAAAACAGAGGATGCGGCTTCCAGCAGTCAGAACTCAAGGTTACTTTTTTCTCAGCACAAGACTTCCACCATTGAAGATTCCAAAGACAACTGTGGCTTGTTTGAAGTGGAATGTCTGTCTCCAATTGAAGGCACTGATTTTAAAGATTCTGTCACACACTTTAGTGACAGTAGTCTAAGTGTTAGTGATGAGAGTACCTGTCCTGAACTTCTGGGCTCCTGTGGTAGCCAAACAACCTATGGAGCAGATGTGaccacatctgtaactccagtaagCAGTCTCATAGCAAAAATCAAATTTAATGGGAACCAAACCCTTGATTCTTCAGGAGAGGTAAGAGACAGTCTTTCAACACCTGAAGACAGTGGCTTTTGCTCACTTAGCTGGGACAAATCAGAAGATTTCCTCTCTGACCAAGAGGGCTCATTTCAAGAACTGCTTCAAAAACATAGGGTGACTCCCAAAGTTGGGGACCAGGTAAAAAAGCCAAAGCATTTTGGGAGGTTGAGAAGACTGTCCACTCTCCAGGAGCAAGGCTCCCAGTCCGAGGATGAAATGCAGACGGTCCATCCCAACTCTGATTCGGGTGTCTTGGAGAGTCAGCAAGGCTCTGAGGAGAAGCGTGAGAACTTGGCTTTAAGCTTTAAGGACTTAACAAATACTCCAGCCCTGCAGTTGGTGCAGGAGCTCTTtatgaaaagcaaaaggaaacgATCTCAGCAGGAAGATGACCGGGAATTCTTTGAGGACAGGGACGAGGGGAAAATTGCCAGACTGCAGCGTGTTCTCGCAGGACTGATTGGCAAGAAGATGGGCATAGAACAGCTGGATATCCTGACAGAATTACAGTATAGAAACTTGAAGCACATCTTAGCTATGGTTTTAGAGTCCTTGACTTCGGAGAGTTTATACAG TGCTTGGAACGTCAGCAGAAACTGGCGTGAAATTGTGGCTCAGGATAAAAAGGCAAACAGGAGGAGGAAACTTTATATCATACAGCTGAAAGCAAGTGCTCAG GGGGCCGCTGTGTTACGTGTTCAGGATGCTGCCACTCGGCTCCGCCTTCTGAGTCGCTTGGCCTTAAGATCAgtgcaggcacaggcacaggcacccAGTGGTGAGCAGGTTCCAACTCTGTCCCCTTGGGGGGATGTTCTGACGCCTGTAGCAAGCTCTTCCCTCACCCACCTACGGAGTAGACAGGAACAGTATGTGAAG GTTGCCAGGACACTGTTTACCGATGAAGCTTTAAAGCCTTGCCCGAGGTGCCAATCCCCTGCTAAGTACCAGCCGCACAAGAAAAGGGGGCTATGCAGCCGCCTGGCCTGCGGCTTTGACTTTTGTGTGTTATGTCTGTGCGCTTATCATGGGTCTGAAGACTGTAGAAGAGGGTCAGCAAAGGCGAGAGGTAGCAAAGATGTTCTCCCAGGGAGTGCCCAAAGCAAGCGGAACTTAAAACGCCTCTGA